One Dissulfuribacter thermophilus genomic region harbors:
- the sbtA gene encoding SbtA family thio(seleno)oxazole RiPP natural product precursor, producing the protein MKNEKIKKALAGMGIASLVFSGGVTVSSSALADQGTGCGSSCGKGKSKVEGKKTGCGSSSCSGKNMKMDGKKTSCSGNMTKDKAKGSKTPKKSMTSCGGSG; encoded by the coding sequence ATGAAGAACGAAAAGATTAAAAAGGCCTTGGCAGGGATGGGTATTGCAAGTTTGGTATTTAGCGGCGGTGTTACAGTGAGTTCGAGTGCTTTAGCTGACCAGGGTACAGGTTGCGGTTCGTCTTGTGGAAAAGGAAAAAGTAAGGTTGAAGGAAAAAAGACTGGCTGTGGTTCTTCGTCTTGTAGTGGAAAAAACATGAAGATGGATGGTAAAAAAACTTCATGTAGCGGTAATATGACTAAAGATAAGGCAAAAGGTAGCAAAACACCTAAGAAGTCAATGACGAGTTGTGGAGGTTCAGGGTGA
- the sbtM gene encoding thio(seleno)oxazole modification radical SAM maturase SbtM — MVYDFLQEITTSHYLSPEIRASLENALSYVKGIELDLEEIDGIEINPSIELIEDEGQRFFLVYKHPLDGELRLRPATSQDLLALKIVAEHLDLKAVSSDFNVSIGDIESTIWDAIDEGLLVIPHPKIKRDKSSFPENAFTEGLISPRVFSLQWHITQRCDLHCKHCYDRSERAPLSLEKAFEVLEELREFCWGHFVRGHVCFSGGNPFLYPHFKEIYEGAIKMGFMVSILGNPVPREWLEAMLKIGMPNYYQVSLEGLEETNDAIRGTGHFKRTLDFLTLLRELGVDSSVMLTLTNKNIDEVIPLSKILDQYTDSFTFNRLSVVGEGARLSLPKREKFWSFLEEFMTSSEEIECIYFKDNLINVLLDREGKEPFDGCTGFGCGAAFNFVALLSDGEVHACRKFPSFLGNIFEQGLETIYYSDRAQKYRNRPAECRTCRLSPACGGCFASANSFGLDIFSEKDPFCPIGDKK, encoded by the coding sequence ATGGTATACGATTTTTTACAAGAAATTACAACTAGTCATTACCTTAGTCCTGAGATTAGAGCCTCATTAGAGAATGCGTTAAGCTATGTAAAAGGCATAGAGTTAGATTTAGAGGAGATTGATGGTATTGAAATCAATCCATCTATTGAGCTAATAGAAGACGAAGGACAGCGTTTTTTCCTGGTTTATAAGCATCCTTTAGATGGCGAATTACGTCTTAGACCGGCAACCTCACAGGATCTATTGGCACTCAAGATTGTGGCGGAACACCTTGATTTGAAGGCTGTTTCCAGTGATTTCAATGTGTCAATAGGAGATATTGAGTCAACTATATGGGATGCGATCGATGAGGGGCTACTGGTCATACCTCATCCAAAGATAAAAAGAGATAAATCTTCTTTTCCAGAAAACGCCTTTACAGAAGGACTTATTTCTCCGAGGGTTTTCAGCCTTCAATGGCATATCACTCAACGCTGCGACTTACACTGCAAACACTGTTATGATCGGAGCGAAAGGGCCCCTCTTAGCCTGGAAAAGGCGTTTGAGGTACTAGAGGAGCTTAGGGAGTTTTGCTGGGGTCACTTTGTAAGAGGGCATGTTTGCTTTAGTGGGGGGAATCCATTTTTATATCCACATTTCAAGGAGATATATGAAGGGGCCATAAAAATGGGCTTTATGGTCTCTATTCTTGGAAATCCAGTGCCACGAGAGTGGCTTGAAGCGATGCTGAAAATTGGAATGCCAAATTACTATCAGGTGAGTCTGGAGGGACTTGAAGAGACAAACGATGCCATTCGGGGTACCGGACACTTTAAGCGTACCCTGGATTTTCTCACCTTATTGAGGGAATTAGGTGTGGATTCCTCAGTGATGTTGACTCTTACCAACAAGAATATCGATGAGGTGATCCCCCTTTCTAAGATTTTGGACCAATATACAGACAGTTTTACCTTTAATAGATTGAGCGTCGTTGGAGAAGGGGCACGGCTCTCCCTGCCAAAGAGAGAAAAGTTTTGGAGCTTTTTGGAAGAGTTTATGACCTCATCAGAGGAGATAGAGTGTATATATTTTAAGGATAATCTTATAAATGTACTTTTAGACAGAGAGGGTAAGGAGCCCTTTGATGGATGTACTGGTTTTGGATGCGGGGCCGCATTTAACTTTGTAGCCCTTCTTTCTGACGGAGAGGTTCATGCCTGCCGGAAGTTCCCTTCCTTTCTGGGAAATATTTTTGAACAAGGCCTTGAAACAATCTATTACTCAGACCGTGCGCAAAAGTATAGAAATAGACCAGCTGAGTGTAGGACTTGCAGATTGAGCCCGGCGTGCGGGGGCTGTTTTGCCAGTGCTAATAGCTTCGGTCTAGACATTTTTTCTGAAAAAGATCCATTTTGTCCCATTGGGGACAAAAAATAA
- a CDS encoding DsbC family protein, with product MNFRSIVIWSVVLSFVLMTGTSMAGANCPSAEKVSEIIQKTFNRSIKVDKVNESVVKGVCEATVSLGAQKRVIYTDSKGKYIINGQIFRVADRTNVTRETIQELNRFTPAQLKTLDNLVAFEKGTGKTLYFVTDPMCPYCKKAEKVLEQLIDEGKVKVKFLLFPLRFHRGAKEQCISIICDKKGLEGLKSQYRSNNQCEAGKKQVEDTVKFLQQKGITGTPTYIFTDGRYHSGVLQKDILLKKLGLN from the coding sequence ATGAATTTTAGAAGTATCGTAATTTGGTCTGTGGTTTTATCCTTTGTCTTGATGACTGGGACTTCCATGGCAGGGGCAAACTGTCCGTCTGCAGAAAAGGTATCAGAGATTATTCAAAAGACTTTCAATAGGTCCATTAAGGTGGATAAAGTCAATGAAAGCGTTGTAAAGGGCGTGTGCGAAGCCACTGTCTCCTTGGGAGCTCAAAAGAGAGTGATTTATACTGACTCTAAAGGCAAATATATAATAAATGGCCAGATATTTAGGGTGGCAGACAGGACAAATGTCACAAGGGAAACGATTCAGGAGCTAAACAGATTTACTCCTGCTCAGCTTAAGACCCTAGATAATTTGGTTGCCTTTGAAAAGGGAACAGGAAAGACCTTATATTTTGTCACTGATCCAATGTGTCCTTATTGTAAAAAGGCTGAAAAGGTCCTTGAACAATTGATAGATGAGGGAAAAGTGAAGGTGAAATTTCTATTGTTCCCCCTCCGTTTCCACAGAGGTGCCAAAGAGCAGTGTATCTCTATAATATGTGACAAAAAGGGGCTTGAGGGCTTAAAAAGTCAATATAGATCCAATAACCAGTGCGAGGCAGGCAAAAAGCAGGTTGAGGATACAGTCAAATTCCTACAGCAAAAGGGGATTACTGGGACTCCAACTTACATCTTTACAGATGGAAGGTATCATTCTGGTGTCCTGCAAAAAGATATCCTTTTGAAGAAGCTTGGTTTAAATTAA
- a CDS encoding MFS transporter, with protein sequence MEGNKNWQMGCPVSTYAKAVAALKHPGFRWLLIGQALSLQGNWIQNTAQRWLVLELSNSPFYVGLLGAVSGIPVLLFSFMGGYLSDRFDRFSVLFLAHVLILLQGLFLGVMVDIDRITLGLLLITSFFFGTGMAFEVPARQTLVFDLVGKKDITNALALHSTAFNLARFLGPAVAGFLMDLKMLSLCFYLKAVSALLVIWALFIILKRGYATNKKAVKQQVGLKEGIKFASRHPLIRPVLTIILVFGITLLPYSILLPSLGRDVLGLGAREYGLLCSSNGLGALAGAIFVAFLGNTDNRTKWWWIGSTIFPVTLIIVGLAQSFYQASFALFFSGFFMVICATSAISLIQIHSKDHIRGQMMGLFTTSFMGFFPIGSILVGAVGDLLGVRATLILQGSTALLIVIMIKMRHRLTTLFFSSP encoded by the coding sequence GTGGAGGGCAATAAAAACTGGCAGATGGGGTGCCCTGTGAGCACTTATGCCAAAGCAGTTGCTGCGTTGAAGCACCCAGGCTTCAGGTGGCTTCTCATAGGCCAGGCCCTCTCCCTTCAGGGTAACTGGATTCAGAACACTGCCCAAAGATGGCTTGTCCTTGAGCTATCCAACTCCCCATTTTATGTTGGTTTGCTAGGGGCAGTCTCTGGTATTCCCGTACTGCTATTCTCCTTTATGGGTGGGTATCTCTCAGACAGATTCGATAGGTTTTCAGTACTATTTCTCGCCCATGTTCTAATATTGTTGCAAGGCCTGTTCCTGGGCGTAATGGTGGACATTGATAGGATAACCCTTGGGCTCCTTTTGATAACTTCTTTTTTCTTTGGTACAGGCATGGCCTTTGAGGTACCTGCACGCCAAACCCTCGTTTTTGACCTAGTCGGGAAAAAAGACATCACGAATGCCCTGGCACTACACAGTACTGCCTTTAATCTCGCGCGTTTCTTGGGTCCAGCTGTAGCCGGATTCCTCATGGACCTGAAGATGCTCTCGCTTTGTTTTTATCTGAAGGCAGTTAGTGCACTCCTGGTGATTTGGGCACTTTTTATCATCTTAAAACGTGGGTATGCAACAAACAAAAAGGCGGTTAAACAGCAGGTCGGCCTAAAAGAAGGGATAAAATTTGCGTCTCGTCACCCCTTAATACGACCTGTTCTCACTATTATCCTTGTCTTTGGAATAACTCTGCTTCCTTATTCAATTTTACTTCCCTCTCTAGGAAGGGATGTTCTGGGTCTAGGTGCAAGAGAATATGGTCTCCTTTGCTCGTCAAATGGTCTTGGAGCCCTAGCAGGCGCCATTTTTGTTGCATTCTTGGGCAATACGGACAATAGAACCAAATGGTGGTGGATAGGTTCGACTATCTTCCCAGTCACTCTTATAATAGTAGGACTAGCGCAAAGCTTTTACCAGGCTTCATTCGCACTATTCTTTTCAGGATTTTTCATGGTGATTTGTGCAACAAGTGCCATAAGTCTAATCCAGATCCATTCTAAAGATCATATTAGAGGGCAGATGATGGGGCTCTTCACAACAAGCTTCATGGGGTTCTTCCCTATTGGAAGCATCTTAGTAGGAGCCGTGGGAGACTTACTCGGAGTACGGGCCACCCTTATATTACAAGGTAGCACCGCCCTCCTTATCGTAATCATGATTAAGATGAGGCACCGCCTCACCACATTATTTTTTTCCTCACCCTGA
- a CDS encoding FAD-dependent oxidoreductase, protein MKIVVIGAVAAGPKAACRARRLLPDAEITLIDQDDLISYGGCGIPYYVSGDVSDEKELRSTSFHMVRDNRFFEEAKGLNVRTLTRAISINRKNKTVLVENVKSGEKEELPYDKLVIATGSRPNVLPIPGVDLKGVFTISSLHKAIAIKEMISKGEVERAVVIGGGAIGLEMAEALTDLWGIDTTLIEFMPQILPNIVPPYMAKMLQTHMEENGVKIFTGEGAQEIVGDDSGRVQKVITPKRELKADLVIMAAGVRPRGELAKEAGLQCSSYGAICVNQRMQTSDPDIYAAGDCVETLNLITGKKTYAPLGSVANRQGRVVADNLAGIPSTFDGVVGSFIMKAFDVAIGSTGLSLEVARKEGFDAVQSIAAMADRAHFFPTQAMMFMNLVVDKSTKRVLGLQGFGKMGDGVLARINAVAGLLGKRPLISDISTLELAYAPPFSNAVDVLNTAGNIADNLVSGRLEIVEIEEFCSWMDGKTEHSDWIALDLRHTKEAAPWVERYSDKWMSIPYDQVRSRTAEVPRDKTIILICNAGTRSYEIQRYLRSQGFERLMVLPGGLNVIRRIKPSWWIA, encoded by the coding sequence ATGAAAATAGTAGTAATAGGTGCCGTAGCAGCAGGCCCAAAGGCTGCCTGTAGGGCGAGACGGCTTTTGCCTGATGCAGAAATCACATTGATAGATCAAGACGACCTTATTTCTTATGGTGGCTGCGGAATCCCCTATTATGTCTCTGGCGACGTTTCAGATGAAAAAGAGTTGAGAAGTACCAGTTTCCATATGGTTAGAGATAATCGTTTTTTTGAGGAGGCCAAGGGGCTTAATGTTCGGACTCTAACCAGGGCTATTTCCATCAATAGAAAAAATAAGACAGTACTTGTTGAAAATGTCAAGAGTGGAGAAAAAGAAGAGCTCCCTTACGATAAACTTGTGATCGCTACAGGTAGTCGACCAAATGTATTGCCAATTCCGGGAGTGGATCTGAAAGGGGTTTTTACTATTAGTAGTCTCCACAAGGCCATTGCCATCAAGGAAATGATCTCAAAAGGTGAGGTTGAAAGGGCGGTGGTAATCGGCGGCGGTGCCATCGGACTTGAGATGGCCGAGGCCCTTACGGATCTTTGGGGAATCGATACGACTTTAATAGAGTTCATGCCCCAAATATTACCAAATATTGTCCCGCCATATATGGCCAAGATGCTTCAGACTCATATGGAGGAAAATGGGGTAAAGATCTTTACCGGAGAAGGTGCTCAAGAGATTGTGGGAGACGATTCTGGTAGGGTGCAAAAGGTCATTACTCCTAAAAGGGAGCTTAAGGCGGATCTCGTAATAATGGCAGCTGGAGTAAGACCTAGGGGTGAACTTGCAAAAGAGGCCGGGCTTCAGTGTTCTTCATATGGCGCAATATGCGTTAATCAGAGGATGCAAACATCTGATCCAGATATTTATGCTGCAGGCGATTGTGTTGAGACACTAAATCTCATCACTGGGAAGAAGACCTATGCCCCACTTGGATCCGTTGCAAATCGTCAGGGGCGCGTGGTCGCAGACAATCTCGCTGGCATTCCTTCAACCTTTGATGGAGTCGTAGGCTCCTTTATTATGAAGGCCTTTGATGTGGCCATTGGGTCAACTGGATTAAGCCTTGAGGTGGCCAGGAAAGAGGGTTTTGATGCGGTTCAGAGTATAGCAGCTATGGCGGACAGGGCACACTTTTTCCCGACCCAGGCCATGATGTTCATGAATTTGGTAGTGGATAAGAGCACAAAAAGGGTACTTGGACTCCAGGGATTTGGTAAGATGGGAGACGGCGTCCTTGCCCGTATTAATGCTGTAGCAGGACTCCTTGGAAAAAGGCCTCTTATTAGCGATATTAGTACCCTCGAACTTGCCTATGCTCCACCATTTTCCAATGCGGTTGATGTACTAAACACAGCGGGCAATATTGCCGATAATCTCGTTTCTGGCAGGCTTGAAATAGTGGAAATAGAGGAATTCTGTTCTTGGATGGATGGTAAGACTGAGCACAGCGACTGGATAGCACTTGATCTGAGGCATACTAAAGAGGCAGCACCCTGGGTGGAACGTTACAGCGACAAGTGGATGTCTATTCCCTATGACCAGGTCAGGAGTCGTACAGCTGAGGTTCCAAGGGATAAGACAATAATTTTGATATGTAATGCCGGGACCCGTTCATATGAAATTCAAAGGTACCTTAGGTCTCAGGGATTCGAAAGATTAATGGTTCTCCCAGGGGGATTAAATGTGATCAGAAGGATAAAACCAAGTTGGTGGATTGCATAG
- a CDS encoding AAA family ATPase — MEKLEDSSGIPSQRELEKEISDYLSKKYGSKVRVVSQMIFPHQLKPDNNDYDASGKSQKEGLPFTFDLRPEELETYLDKYVVKQDQAKAILATKVCTHFNRIAYMLKKGKDSTPTGLIKSNIILIGPTGVGKTFMVKLIAQKLGVPFVKGDATKFSETGYVGGDVEDLVRELVHEANGDIERAQYGIIYIDEIDKIASSKGLIGPDVSRTGVQRALLKPMEETEVELKTPHDPIAQIEAIERYKRTGKRDKRTINTRHILFIVSGAFSGLADIIKKRCQKTGIGFHADIDLKDEIDWLKLVKPQDLVEYGFEQEFIGRLPIIAVLDELEEEDLFEILKNPRSSVILTKKQDFRAYGIDLRFEESALRKMAHLAKQEETGARALVSVVERVLLPFEKKLPSLGIDFLVVTEDMVNDPLGELEKIIKDPHNPKRREQFEAILKEEEETYLLRLEREGVKIWQELDIPLTKVRQQMITQLMVREDMDLDEAEEKVRFLIQQAKSYEENLYNRCGIKIKFEEDAIDFLIQDAIGDTAVLYERCERVINILEYGLPLVFEKSGKAEFLIPVEGVENPEGYVNKLIRQSL, encoded by the coding sequence ATGGAAAAATTAGAAGACTCTTCTGGAATCCCTTCCCAAAGAGAACTTGAAAAGGAAATAAGCGATTACCTATCTAAAAAATATGGTTCTAAGGTTAGGGTAGTGTCCCAAATGATATTTCCTCATCAATTAAAACCCGATAATAACGACTATGACGCTTCTGGAAAATCCCAAAAGGAGGGACTTCCCTTCACCTTTGACCTTCGTCCAGAAGAGCTCGAGACATATCTCGATAAATATGTTGTAAAGCAAGACCAGGCAAAGGCCATCCTCGCCACCAAGGTCTGTACTCACTTTAATCGCATTGCCTATATGCTCAAAAAAGGAAAGGATTCCACCCCAACTGGACTTATAAAGAGCAATATCATCTTAATTGGTCCAACCGGCGTGGGTAAGACCTTTATGGTAAAATTAATAGCCCAAAAACTTGGGGTTCCATTCGTAAAAGGAGATGCAACCAAGTTTAGTGAGACGGGATATGTCGGGGGTGATGTCGAAGACCTGGTCCGCGAGTTGGTACACGAGGCAAACGGTGATATCGAACGGGCTCAGTACGGTATAATATATATTGACGAAATTGATAAGATCGCATCCTCAAAGGGCTTGATTGGCCCAGACGTATCAAGGACTGGGGTCCAAAGGGCCCTCTTAAAACCCATGGAAGAAACAGAAGTAGAACTAAAGACTCCCCACGATCCAATCGCCCAGATTGAGGCTATTGAAAGGTACAAGCGTACCGGCAAGCGAGACAAACGTACAATCAATACCCGTCACATCCTGTTCATCGTAAGCGGGGCTTTTTCAGGTCTGGCAGATATTATAAAAAAGCGTTGTCAAAAGACAGGAATTGGCTTTCATGCCGATATAGACCTTAAAGACGAAATTGATTGGTTAAAGCTTGTAAAACCCCAAGACCTGGTTGAATACGGTTTTGAACAAGAATTCATAGGAAGGCTACCCATAATTGCCGTACTTGATGAACTCGAAGAAGAGGATCTGTTTGAAATTCTCAAGAATCCAAGGAGCTCGGTAATCCTCACCAAAAAGCAAGATTTTAGGGCCTATGGAATCGACTTAAGATTTGAAGAATCTGCCCTTAGAAAAATGGCACATCTTGCCAAACAAGAGGAAACAGGGGCAAGGGCATTGGTGAGCGTTGTCGAAAGAGTTCTCCTTCCGTTTGAAAAAAAACTTCCTTCTCTTGGAATAGACTTTCTCGTGGTTACAGAAGACATGGTAAATGACCCATTGGGTGAACTCGAGAAAATCATCAAAGATCCGCATAATCCCAAAAGACGAGAACAATTTGAGGCAATCCTCAAAGAAGAGGAAGAAACCTATCTATTAAGGCTTGAAAGAGAGGGGGTAAAAATTTGGCAAGAATTAGACATCCCTCTCACCAAGGTGCGTCAGCAAATGATCACCCAACTCATGGTACGTGAAGACATGGATCTTGACGAAGCAGAAGAGAAGGTGCGCTTTCTAATACAGCAGGCAAAAAGTTACGAAGAAAATCTCTATAATCGCTGCGGAATAAAGATAAAATTTGAAGAAGATGCAATAGATTTTCTCATACAAGATGCCATTGGCGACACCGCCGTTCTTTATGAAAGATGCGAACGAGTTATCAATATTTTAGAATATGGGCTGCCCCTGGTATTTGAAAAGTCTGGAAAGGCAGAGTTCTTGATCCCAGTTGAAGGCGTTGAGAATCCAGAGGGCTACGTCAATAAACTCATTAGACAATCACTTTAG
- the hemB gene encoding porphobilinogen synthase, with protein MMFPEYRPRRLRKNETIRGLIRETSLELSNLIYPLFVVPGEKIKEPVSAMPGVERFSVDMLVEEVKEVMDLGLRSVLLFGIPEKKDRKGTQAWVKTGIVQRAIEALKKKCPDIYVITDVCLCEYTSHGHCGLIDEKKKDVSNDPSLELLQKTALSHARAGADMVAPSDMMDGRVAAIREALDDSGFEDIPIMSYAVKYASSFYGPFREAAESTPQFGDRRTYQMDPANKREALREATLDMEEGADILMVKPAMPYLDVIHLLRQEFTLPIAAYQVSGEYAMIKAAGANGWIDTDRVMMESLLSIKRAGADIIITYFAKDVAQKI; from the coding sequence ATGATGTTTCCAGAGTATCGTCCAAGGAGACTCAGGAAGAATGAAACAATAAGGGGTCTTATACGTGAGACAAGCCTAGAACTCTCCAATCTGATATACCCACTTTTTGTGGTTCCCGGAGAAAAGATAAAAGAACCTGTCTCTGCAATGCCCGGGGTAGAAAGATTTTCAGTAGATATGCTGGTAGAGGAAGTCAAAGAGGTCATGGACTTGGGTTTGCGTTCAGTCCTCCTTTTTGGAATCCCTGAGAAAAAAGACAGAAAAGGGACTCAGGCATGGGTCAAAACAGGGATTGTTCAAAGGGCCATTGAGGCATTGAAGAAAAAGTGTCCGGATATTTATGTCATCACTGATGTGTGTCTGTGTGAATATACGTCTCACGGGCACTGTGGATTGATTGACGAAAAGAAAAAAGACGTTTCAAACGACCCCTCTCTTGAACTTCTCCAAAAGACCGCTCTTTCTCATGCGAGAGCAGGAGCAGACATGGTGGCCCCTTCAGACATGATGGATGGAAGGGTAGCCGCCATTAGAGAGGCCCTGGATGATAGTGGTTTTGAAGACATTCCAATTATGTCCTATGCAGTCAAATATGCATCATCATTTTACGGTCCATTTAGAGAGGCTGCGGAAAGTACCCCTCAATTTGGCGACAGACGGACATATCAGATGGATCCAGCCAATAAACGTGAGGCCCTGAGAGAAGCTACCTTAGATATGGAAGAAGGGGCAGACATCTTGATGGTAAAGCCTGCAATGCCCTATCTTGATGTAATTCACCTCCTCAGACAAGAATTTACTCTTCCTATTGCAGCCTACCAGGTGAGTGGCGAATATGCGATGATCAAAGCCGCCGGGGCAAACGGTTGGATCGATACTGATAGGGTGATGATGGAATCTCTCCTCAGTATAAAACGGGCTGGAGCAGACATAATCATAACGTATTTTGCAAAGGACGTGGCCCAAAAAATTTGA
- a CDS encoding M28 family peptidase, translating to MNALKKADPIELRRIVDHLALKIGPRHYSATHSLDKTRDFIIKEFELQGRKIWLQDFQYRGNIYWNVIASNHNGISQHIDKEPILVIGAHYDTVSTTPGADDNASGIAGLIELSRILGKHLPDDVVLAAFSLEEPPCYRTRNMGSYHLAKHLKKSDIDLKGMVCLEMIGYYSDSPNSQSFPVPFMKGIYSNIGNFIGLVGNLWSKGLTKRLKASFLKAGTIPTESINAPFWVIGSDFSDHWAFYKFGYRAVMVTDTAFYRNPNYHRPTDLPQTLDFHRMAAVVDALVVATIDLCRLSL from the coding sequence ATGAATGCTCTTAAAAAGGCCGATCCAATTGAATTAAGGCGTATTGTTGACCATCTTGCCCTTAAAATAGGGCCAAGGCATTATTCTGCCACTCACAGCCTAGATAAAACGCGCGATTTCATAATAAAGGAGTTTGAATTACAGGGACGGAAGATCTGGCTCCAAGATTTTCAGTATAGGGGCAATATATATTGGAATGTCATAGCGAGTAACCATAATGGTATCTCCCAACACATTGATAAAGAACCAATCCTAGTCATTGGAGCCCATTACGACACTGTTTCCACCACTCCAGGGGCAGACGACAACGCAAGCGGAATAGCTGGACTCATAGAACTATCAAGGATCTTAGGGAAGCATCTTCCTGATGATGTAGTGCTTGCTGCATTTTCCCTAGAAGAACCTCCATGTTACAGGACAAGAAACATGGGAAGCTATCACCTGGCAAAACACCTTAAAAAATCTGATATTGACCTTAAAGGAATGGTGTGTCTGGAGATGATTGGATATTATAGCGACAGTCCCAATAGTCAATCTTTTCCTGTTCCCTTCATGAAGGGGATTTACTCCAACATTGGTAATTTCATTGGTCTGGTGGGAAATCTGTGGTCCAAAGGGCTTACCAAAAGACTTAAGGCCTCGTTTTTAAAAGCTGGCACCATTCCAACTGAGAGCATAAATGCACCCTTTTGGGTAATAGGATCAGATTTTTCTGATCACTGGGCCTTTTACAAGTTTGGATATAGGGCGGTGATGGTTACGGACACCGCCTTTTATCGAAATCCAAACTACCATCGGCCAACTGATCTACCCCAAACCCTGGATTTTCATAGAATGGCAGCAGTTGTTGATGCATTAGTAGTGGCTACAATAGACTTGTGCAGGCTATCTCTTTAG
- a CDS encoding IMP cyclohydrolase — protein sequence MADMKEMYKKIIGDQFPDEMKITLGDQTLVYRKRTWVIDGEERGLRYGENPDQQAALYELVNGNLVLGDCHYIEPGNGLVSAISEEDMIQAGKHPGKINLTDVDNSLNVLKFLMDNSACVIVKHNNPCGVALGDSLEDAFTKAFRADRVAAFGGCVALNRPVDKATAEAINSQYFEVVAAPDYEEGTVDILKQRKNLRIIKIARIDRLEEYWDKRFIDFKCLIDGGIIIQQSPVNKIRSKEDLKPAECEYQGKVYKIKRLPDEREYKDIIFGWAVEQGITSNSVIYVKNGVTVGIGTGEQDRVGVAEIAVYKAYTKYADIVCFDRHGISYKELELKVEKGEMDKALKDEIDQKVKEDRGGLPGSVMVSDAFFPFRDGVDVGIRQGITAIVHPGGSLRDWESIEACNEADPPVAMVFTGQRAFKH from the coding sequence ATGGCTGATATGAAAGAAATGTACAAAAAGATCATTGGGGATCAGTTCCCAGATGAGATGAAAATTACTCTGGGGGATCAGACCCTAGTTTATAGGAAGAGGACCTGGGTGATTGATGGGGAGGAAAGAGGGCTTCGCTATGGTGAAAACCCAGACCAACAGGCAGCTCTTTATGAATTAGTCAATGGCAATCTCGTACTGGGCGACTGTCATTATATCGAGCCTGGAAACGGCCTTGTTAGTGCAATTTCCGAAGAAGATATGATCCAGGCAGGTAAACATCCAGGCAAGATCAACCTGACAGACGTAGACAACTCCTTGAATGTCCTGAAATTTTTGATGGATAATTCTGCATGCGTTATCGTTAAGCATAATAACCCATGTGGAGTTGCCCTGGGTGACAGCCTTGAGGATGCCTTTACAAAGGCCTTCCGTGCAGACAGGGTGGCAGCATTTGGTGGCTGTGTTGCGCTTAATAGGCCGGTTGATAAGGCAACGGCAGAGGCCATAAACAGTCAGTATTTTGAGGTAGTGGCTGCGCCAGATTATGAGGAGGGCACTGTTGACATATTGAAGCAGAGAAAAAATTTGAGAATTATTAAGATAGCCAGGATAGATAGGCTAGAAGAGTATTGGGATAAGAGATTTATTGATTTTAAATGCCTAATAGACGGTGGCATTATTATTCAGCAGTCCCCTGTAAACAAGATTCGTTCAAAAGAGGATCTTAAGCCGGCTGAGTGCGAGTATCAGGGAAAGGTCTATAAGATCAAGAGGCTTCCTGATGAACGAGAATATAAAGACATCATTTTCGGATGGGCTGTGGAGCAGGGTATTACTTCAAACTCTGTTATTTACGTAAAAAATGGTGTTACAGTTGGGATAGGTACAGGAGAGCAGGATAGAGTAGGTGTGGCAGAGATAGCGGTGTATAAGGCCTATACGAAGTATGCAGATATAGTCTGCTTTGATCGTCATGGAATTAGTTATAAGGAGCTTGAGCTAAAGGTTGAAAAGGGCGAGATGGATAAGGCCCTTAAAGATGAAATTGATCAAAAGGTCAAGGAAGATAGAGGCGGACTCCCTGGCTCAGTCATGGTCTCAGATGCATTTTTCCCATTTAGGGACGGTGTGGACGTAGGAATAAGGCAGGGCATTACTGCGATAGTCCATCCTGGAGGTTCTTTGAGGGACTGGGAGTCAATTGAGGCATGTAACGAGGCAGATCCACCTGTGGCCATGGTATTTACAGGACAGAGGGCATTTAAACACTAA